One window from the genome of Salmo salar chromosome ssa25, Ssal_v3.1, whole genome shotgun sequence encodes:
- the LOC106586315 gene encoding interferon-induced 35 kDa protein homolog: MDYDMHSGKGKITFLNTGVAESLVMKRKYSVDVDREVNVGLGYSYQLKKFLTFCGTPKRTILLNDIEYILDEEDLRDYLEIHFQNPSNYGGEMECIKHVSRGKEVKAFFTEDAAEVEA, from the exons atggaCTATGACATGCACTCTGGGAAAGGAAAAATCACCTTCCTCAACACTGGAG TGGCAGAGAGTCTGGTCATGAAAAGGAAGTACAGTGTGGATGTCGACCGTGAAGTGAACGTTGGCCTCGGTTACAGTTACCAACTGAAGAAGTTTCTG ACGTTCTGTGGCACTCCAAAGCGCACCATCCTCCTGAACGATATAGAATACATCCTGGATGAGGAGGACCTGCGGGACTACCTGGAGATTCACTTCCAGAATCCCAGTAACTACGGTGGGGAGATGGAGTGCATCAAGCACGTCTCCAGGGGAAAGGAGGTGAAAGCCTTCTTCACTGAGGATGCCGCTGAGGTGGAGGCCTAA